The Colletotrichum higginsianum IMI 349063 chromosome 2, whole genome shotgun sequence genome has a segment encoding these proteins:
- a CDS encoding Phosphorylase superfamily protein: MVSGIEIAGLISAIITIVDTAVDFYDAIKDLNGLPEAFKQVHARLPLVREILLDAKSLAKSADENEASALKSVLENCQEKAEELKKIFLHILQDKSEDGAFVVSAYRAFVKRNKKSRVETLMQSILEDFQILSTYAVFEAAKKKEDDIEKARQEMTKVPPSLDDSDFEDKSGSTWNQNAGRDMIRQTVSWGLKLL, translated from the exons ATGGTGTCGGGAATCGAGATCGCCGGCCTTATTAGTGCCATTATAACTATTGTCGACACGGCGGTTGATTTTTACGACGCAATCAAAGACCTCAATGGCTTGCCAGAAGCTTTCAAGCAGGTTCACGCTCGACTACCACTGGTCAGAGAGATCTTGCTAGACGCAAAAAGTCTTGCGAAGAGCGCggacgagaacgaggccAGTGCGTTGAAATCGGTTTTGGAAAACTGCCAAGAGAAAGCTGAAGAGCTCAAGAAGATATTCTTGCATATATTGCAAGACAAGTCGGAAGATGGAGCGTTTGTGGTTTCTGCCTACCGGGCGTTCGTCAAGCGTAACAAAAAGTCTCGGGTCGAGACTCTGATGCAGAGTATACTGGAAGACTTCCAGATTCTCTCCACATACGCAGTCTTTGAGGCTGcaaagaagaaagaggaTGACATTGAGAAAGCCCGACAGGAGATGACCAAAGTGCCCCCGTCACTTGATGATTCCGATTTTGAAGACAAGTCTGGATCAACGTGGAACCAGAACGCTGGCAGAGATAT GATCAGGCAGACTGTATCATGGGGGCTCAAGCTCTTATGA
- a CDS encoding CoA-transferase family III, protein MDRSTFSPTDIVQEVWAQLGLPKHATSALKIDTTDGPVCPSSFKIVHLAQSSIALSALTSGLVHSLRNGNHVPRVSVPHRHALAEFKSERLYEIEGEPPQSTWGNVGGLHKTLDGHVRIHDSFPHHRLGTLRLLQLHLEAGRDDVASKTKLWRSIDLETAGIERGLAIYALRTYDEWDAHPQSAAIANQPILLGKLGNGPKGFPGHLSRGTDRCLRGLRVVELSRVIAAPVAGKTLAAHGADVLWVTSPNLPGLPPLDREFSRGKRTIQLDIGDPSDKARLLELLRTADVFIQGYRPGSLAAHGLSPAELAAANPGLVVANLSAFGPDGPWSGRRGFDSLVQTCSGMNVSEAEHFGAGEPARPMPCQALDHGAGYFLASGISAALYKRATEGGSWVVNVSLGGVMKYLRSLGQYAGKTGFEAPDITTNLPENLFERRETDFGMMKYLKHSATVEGHEPGWDVMPKILGTDEPRWLS, encoded by the coding sequence ATGGATCGCTCAACCTTCAGCCCTACAGATATCGTCCAAGAAGTCTGGGCTCAGCTCGGCCTGCCAAAACATGCCACTTCTGCACTCAAAATCGACACCACGGATGGTCCGGTTTGCCCCTCTTCGTTCAAGATCGTCCACCTTGCACAGAGTTCGATCGCTCTATCAGCCTTAACATCTGGCCTCGTCCACTCCCTCCGCAACGGCAATCATGTACCGCGGGTCTCCGTACCCCACCGTCATGCCTTGGCTGAGTTCAAGTCCGAAAGACTTTACGAGATCGAAGGCGAGCCCCCTCAATCTACATGGGGCAACGTGGGAGGTCTTCACAAGaccctcgacggccacgtCCGCATTCATGATTCCTTCCCGCACCATCGCCTCGGAACTTTACGACTGCTTCAACTACATCTGGAGGCCGGCCGTGATGACGTTGCCTCCAAGACGAAACTTTGGCGCAGTATCGACTTGGAGACAGCCGGCATCGAACGCGGCCTGGCGATTTACGCCCTCCGCACTTACGACGAGTGGGATGCCCACCCCCAGTCTGCCGCCATCGCAAACCAGCCCATCCTGCTCGGAAAGCTCGGAAACGGGCCCAAAGGCTTCCCTGGCCATCTCTCCCGAGGTACGGATCGATGTCTCAGGGGCCTCCGAGTCGTCGAGTTGAGCCGCGTCATAGCCGCCCCCGTGGCGGGCAAGACCCTCGCGGCGCACGGAGCAGACGTTCTCTGGGTCACATCCCCCAATCTCCCGGGTCTGCCCCCGCTCGACCGAGAGTTCAGCCGCGGCAAACGCACGATCCAGCTCGACATCGGGGATCCTTCGGACAAGGCCAGacttctcgagcttctccgcACCGCAGACGTCTTCATACAAGGGTATCGGCCGGGCAGTCTCGCGGCCCACGGCCTGTCCCCGGCGGAGCTGGCTGCGGCGAATCCGGGACTCGTCGTGGCAAACCTATCGGCGTTTGGTCCCGATGGGCCTTGGTCCGGCCGCCGGGGGTTCGACTCCCTAGTCCAGACGTGTAGCGGCATGAACGTGTCGGAGGCGGAGCACTTTGGGGCCGGAGAGCCTGCAAGACCGATGCCTTGCCAAGCTCTGGACCACGGCGCTGGGTACTTCCTAGCTTCTGGCATATCTGCGGCGCTCTACAAGCGCGCAACAGAAGGTGGCTCTTGGGTCGTGAACGTTTCGCTGGGGGGTGTGATGAAATACCTGAGAAGCCTCGGCCAGTACGCGGGCAAGACAGGGTTTGAAGCTCCCGACATCACAACTAACCTACCGGAGAATCTTTTCGAAAGGCGGGAGACGGACTTTGGGATGATGAAGTACCTCAAGCATTCTGCCACGGTCGAGGGTCATGAGCCTGGTTGGGATGTCATGCCAAAGATATTGGGAACTGACGAGCCTCGCTGGCTCAGCTGA
- a CDS encoding Salicylate hydroxylase has protein sequence MTIKSHPTPKPLKVAIIGGGPGGLGAAIEFGKLDYVDWTLYEKKPQISETGGGISLQRHTWRLLELNGAAKNIHPDDFFRSPDGTSGQQRNGRTGKLLEQSRHPADTPPQQLSCRMVRAKLQAALLKDVDQSRVKTSKKLTSILVLPNGKVEISFEDGFTDGVDLLVGADGIRSFVRSFAFPSHKIKYNGQSAYRTIIHRPTAEKIDGIPQSPVFWQNTGGKYVFTCPLGGDDFEVTARIRRPIEGQQHVSWGRPFDFSTIASEYDEFCEPVRKVIQLAAQGETQEFALFSGPRLESVISHGALALIGDASHPLSGAFGAGAGFALEDVYALTRSIDWAQRNAKGLPAALDLYDQIRSPHYRDLYGVLDNFAALNSALLAEKLPVEEEIEERVRRAGESRSTWMYHYEIEKAVDKFLGATGELGQVASVL, from the exons ATGACAATCAAGAGCCACCCAACCCCAAAGCCTCTCAAGGttgccatcatcggcggtgGTCCTGGTGGACTAGGCGCCGCCATCGAATTTGGAAAGCTTGACTACGTAGACTGGACGCTTTACGAAAAGAAACCCCAAATCAGCGAGACCGGAGGCGGTATCAGTTTGCAACGACACACGTGGAGGCTGCTGGAGTTGAATGGGGCAGCCAAGAACATACACCCAGACGATTTCTTCAGGTCACCAGACGGCACGAGTGGACAGCAAAG AAACGGCAGAACCGGCAAGCTTCTGGAGCAAAGCAGACATCCCGCGGACACGCCGCCCCAACAGCTGAGCTGCCGCATGGTGCGGGCGAAGCTGCAAGCCGCCCTGCTCAAAGATGTCGACCAGTCGCGTGTCAAGACTTCAAAAAAGCTGACCAGCATTCTGGTTCTGCCGAATGGCAAGGTCGAGATCAGCTTCGAAGATGGCTTCACCGACGGGGTGGACTTGCTGGTGGGTGCTGACGGGATCCGATCG TTTGTGAGGTCGTTTGCCTTCCCTTCGCACAAGATCAAGTACAACGGCCAGTCCGCCTACCGCACCATCATCCAcaggccgacggccgagaagatTGACGGGATCCCGCAGTCCCCCGTCTTCTGGCAGAACACCGGCGGGAAGTACGTCTTCACGTGCCccctgggcggcgacgacttcGAGGTGACGGCGCGCATCCGCCGGCCGAtcgagggccagcagcacGTCAGCTGGGGCCGACCCTTTGACTTCTCGACCATCGCGTCGGAGTACGACGAGTTCTGCGAGCCCGTCCGCAAGGTCATACAGCTTGCCGCCCAGGGCGAGACCCAGGAGTTCGCCCTCTTCTCGGGGCCGCGGCTGGAGAGCGTCATCTCCCACGGCGCCCTGGCCCTGATCGGGGATGCTTCCCACCCCCTCTCGGGCGCGTTCGGCGCGGGCGCCGGGTTCGCGCTGGAGGACGTCTATGCCCTGACTCGGAGCATCGACTGGGCTCAGCGGAACGCAAAGGGCCTGCCTGCGGCGCTGGATCTGTACGACCAGATTCGGTCTCCGCATTACCGTGACCTGTACGGGGTTCTGGACAACTTTGCGGCCCTCAACTCCGCGCTGCTGGCCGAGAAACTCcccgtggaggaggagatcgagGAGCGTGTGAGGAGGGCGGGCGAGAGCAGGAGTACTTGGATGTACCATTACGAGATAGAAAAGGCCGTCGATAAGTTCCTCGGGGCAACTGGCGAACTTGGCCAGGTGGCTTCCGTGCTCTGA